In Oryza sativa Japonica Group chromosome 8, ASM3414082v1, the sequence CGCCCGATCGAGCAAcgatgaagaggaagagagaggacgccgccgccgcggcggatggAGAGATCCCGGCCGCCGCAGCGCGCAtggcttcgtcgtcgtcgtcgtcgtcgtcgtcgtggggCGCCATCTGCGACGACGTCGTCCGCAACATCTTCGCCCGCCTGCCGGCACGCGACGCCGTCGCGTCCATGGCGCTGTCgaggcaccaccgccgcctgaTAGCCAGCCCAGAGTTCGCCCGCCTCCACTGCCGCCACGGCGCGCCCCTGCCGCGCCCGCACATCGCCTACGTCGCCACGGCGGTCGTCGCCACCCACCGCGACATGTTCGGCCGCGTCAAGTCCCTCGAACAATGGGCCGAACAACGAGCGAAGCACGGCTTCGGGACAGGGGCTTTCGCCTGTCAATCGAGCTACGACGACCCAGAGCAGGACCGCTCGTGGACGTACCATGGcttccacgtcgccggcgacggccgccgccgcggcaccgACCCGATGCGCGTCCTCGCCAGGCAGAAGCGCAACGACCAGAACTACGTCGGCACGTGCAACGGCGTCGTACTCCTTGCCGGCAAAGGGGAGGCGGAGGATGACGACCCTTCCATCGGGCTTCTCCTGAacccggccgtcgccggcgacgagatgaAAGTCTCCCTCGACTGTTCCTCGCCGGACAAGAGAACGAACTATCACATATCGGGCCTCGGTTACGGTCCAAGAACAAGAACCTACAAGCTCCTCGCTCGCAAGCACGAGTTCGTTCTCAACCTAAAAGTATACCCAAACGGCAGAAAGACACGCGGACGCGTTTCTGGTCAACCTCTCTACATAGACCGTGCTGACGAGTTGGTCGTGTACTCGTTGGGCACCGCGGCGGAGCAGCAGCCGCGAACGGTGCTCGCCGGGCTGGACAACGACAAGATCCCCGGCCGATCGCTTTACATGGACGGCGCGGTGTACCTCCTCAACGCCGACAAGGGAACCGTCCTCGCCTTCGACGTCGACGATGAGGCCATCACCCCCATCGACTTGCCCGGCGAGCGTGTCGTCGTCGAAGGTGGTGGCGAGCCTCGCTCGCACGCCAAATCGGATCTCATGGAGATGTCCGGACGCGTGTGCGTCGCGacagccgacggcggcgacgagacACGCTACGCCATATGGCTGCTCATGGGCGATCGCCGGTGGGAGCGGCGGTGCGCGTTCCGCAATGACTActtgtcgtcggcggcgaaggtCGCCGGCGTCTGGGACTGTGGCAGCGGGCTGCTTATTTTATTGCAGTCCGGCGACGAAATCTCCATCGTTATACACGACGATGTGACGCAGGAGGTGTCCCACTTGGACGCGCCGCCGAACgcgtcgccggaggaggagtcGGACTACCGGATCTGTTGGGGTTACAAGCCGACGCTCGTGTCTCCGGCGAGCAtcatcggcgacggcgagctcagCCAGCACGAGCAGCAGCGCCGTGACCTGGCGGCCTATGTGCTCGCCGCCCTGAAGCCCGCGAAGGAGCTGGACAGGCGAATGGGGCAGCACGCCGCGCTGCGCACCGTCTGCTTCATGGAGTTCTTGGTCCGCATAATGCAGAAGCTCCCCAGCCTGTTGCACCATGGCATCACGGATTTAGATAGATTTTACTAGTCTtctgcagcaaaaaaaaatgtagcagTAACTAACCTAGCCTATTTTGGGCTTCTTTTGGAAACGCATAATTTCACTAGAGTTCGTTTAATTCTCAATACCTGCTGGAATCATAGAATTACCTCCTGCCTCGTTCTGAATTGCATTGCTTCATTTGAACATTCAATCAGTACCGTTTTTGAAGATTGTTAATCTAGCTTTATTGGAGCGGGGACCGAGAAGACTGCATATGTTGATCAGTACCAGGGAATGCAACCGTTGGTCCCTGCATGTGTGCTAAATTGATTGGTTGATTAGTACCTGGAATTTATGTAGTAATCATGGCTGGGGCAACATTCTCGCGTGGTTTTAATTTGTACAAACCATAACCAGCCAACCACCTGTCCTGTCACACTGACCAAATTGGAGGGATCGCAATATATAGCAGCAGCACGGCTTGCAGGTGCAAGAAGCTTTCGAGATCATTATGTTGATGGTTACTTGAATACTTGTTGATAGCCAAGTCAAGCAACAGGCTACGCGTACCAAATCCTCTTCAAACTACTGTAGTAGTCCTGTTCAGTTTTGTCAAAGAAAGTTTAGCACTAACTAATTGGAGTATAAGCGTAGCTTAGCTTGCACACGTACGGTTTAATTTGGCACCGCTAATACGTACACGGTGCGTCGGCGATGGCCTCCTCATGCATCGGTCGTATACAGTggatgtacgtacgtacgtatggtGCTCTGTTCAGTACGTCGCCCGACATGGCATTGACTGTGATCCAATGCatcggccggcggccggccgtgAAGACTGAAGAACTCAACCGATATCGAATTACTCCTACGTGACATCGCTGTCCTCCTTTTCTATCTGTCGGGTCGACAAGTGCCCTCTGGTTGCTTCCCTGTGTGTCTTCCCAGTAATCGAATAAATTGTTATAACTAATATTCTCTCCGTTTTgtattataaattgttttaaTGTTTTTGATTTCTATAAGTTTAACTAAAGCTATATAAACCATAGCAACATTaactaaaaaaacataatatcaAAGCATATTGAATACTAGa encodes:
- the LOC136351481 gene encoding uncharacterized protein; protein product: MKRKREDAAAAADGEIPAAAARMASSSSSSSSSWGAICDDVVRNIFARLPARDAVASMALSRHHRRLIASPEFARLHCRHGAPLPRPHIAYVATAVVATHRDMFGRVKSLEQWAEQRAKHGFGTGAFACQSSYDDPEQDRSWTYHGFHVAGDGRRRGTDPMRVLARQKRNDQNYVGTCNGVVLLAGKGEAEDDDPSIGLLLNPAVAGDEMKVSLDCSSPDKRTNYHISGLGYGPRTRTYKLLARKHEFVLNLKVYPNGRKTRGRVSGQPLYIDRADELVVYSLGTAAEQQPRTVLAGLDNDKIPGRSLYMDGAVYLLNADKGTVLAFDVDDEAITPIDLPGERVVVEGGGEPRSHAKSDLMEMSGRVCVATADGGDETRYAIWLLMGDRRWERRCAFRNDYLSSAAKVAGVWDCGSGLLILLQSGDEISIVIHDDVTQEVSHLDAPPNASPEEESDYRICWGYKPTLVSPASIIGDGELSQHEQQRRDLAAYVLAALKPAKELDRRMGQHAALRTVCFMEFLVRIMQKLPSLLHHGITDLDRFY